The following proteins are co-located in the Diaphorobacter sp. HDW4B genome:
- a CDS encoding c-type cytochrome, which produces MLLPHASFAQTEQPTTPTTPKPSAEQLSALPKETAQFIEKGRMVALASDCAGCHTAPGGGKPLAGNYVMQTPLGAIVSTNITPSKTHGIGHYSEEDLSRAVREGKRKDGAHLYPAMPYDSYTQMTDEDLHALYVYLMQGVPAVDQAVQATKLPFPFNIRMSMLGWNTLFLDKKRFAPDASKSPEWNRGAYLVEALEHCAACHTPRNALMAADKSRAFAGAQLGPWFAPNITSDPVSGIGAWSVEELVQYLRTGRAEGKGQAAGGMAEAVENSLQFLPESDLRAMAVYLKALPPLRDAADANRTEGAHAQGTAHSEEPMQRGSRPQNSVEAVTSGASLFSAYCASCHQASGSGTPDQAYPSLYRNTATGLGRPDNLIAAILYGVQRNAAGKEVLMPRFDEKSYVDPLTNEQIAAIANHVLQHYGPATAGKISAADVQLARNGGPQPPLAQLQPYIAPSLGVLALVVALVLWWFFNRRKQGYRRYF; this is translated from the coding sequence TTGCTGTTGCCCCACGCGAGCTTCGCGCAGACAGAACAGCCCACCACCCCCACGACCCCCAAACCCAGCGCCGAACAGCTCTCCGCTCTGCCCAAGGAAACCGCGCAGTTCATCGAAAAAGGCCGCATGGTGGCGCTGGCCAGCGACTGCGCGGGCTGCCACACCGCGCCCGGCGGCGGCAAGCCATTGGCAGGCAACTACGTGATGCAGACGCCGCTCGGAGCCATCGTCTCGACCAACATCACGCCATCGAAAACGCATGGCATCGGTCACTATTCGGAAGAAGACTTGTCGCGCGCCGTGCGCGAAGGCAAGCGCAAGGACGGCGCGCATCTCTACCCTGCGATGCCATACGACTCGTACACGCAGATGACAGACGAAGACCTGCATGCGCTCTACGTCTATCTGATGCAAGGCGTGCCCGCCGTCGATCAGGCCGTGCAGGCAACGAAGCTGCCGTTTCCGTTCAACATCCGCATGAGCATGCTGGGCTGGAACACGCTGTTTCTCGACAAGAAGCGCTTCGCACCCGATGCGTCGAAAAGCCCCGAATGGAATCGCGGCGCCTATCTGGTGGAAGCGCTGGAGCACTGCGCGGCATGCCACACACCGCGCAATGCGCTGATGGCCGCCGACAAGTCACGCGCGTTTGCGGGCGCGCAGCTCGGCCCCTGGTTTGCGCCCAACATCACCTCCGATCCGGTCAGCGGCATCGGCGCGTGGAGCGTGGAAGAGCTCGTGCAATACCTGCGCACCGGCCGCGCCGAAGGCAAGGGCCAGGCGGCGGGCGGTATGGCCGAAGCGGTGGAAAACAGCCTGCAGTTTCTGCCCGAATCCGATCTGCGCGCGATGGCTGTGTACCTCAAGGCCCTGCCCCCCCTTCGCGATGCGGCCGACGCCAACCGCACCGAGGGCGCACATGCGCAAGGCACGGCCCACAGCGAAGAGCCCATGCAGCGCGGCAGCCGCCCTCAGAACAGTGTGGAAGCAGTGACCTCGGGCGCATCGCTGTTCAGCGCCTACTGCGCAAGCTGTCATCAGGCATCGGGTTCGGGCACGCCGGATCAGGCCTATCCATCGCTGTATCGCAACACCGCCACGGGACTGGGCAGGCCCGACAACCTGATCGCCGCCATCCTCTACGGCGTGCAGCGCAACGCCGCCGGCAAGGAAGTGCTGATGCCGCGCTTCGATGAAAAATCCTATGTCGATCCGCTCACCAACGAGCAGATCGCTGCCATCGCCAACCACGTGCTGCAGCACTACGGCCCGGCCACCGCAGGCAAGATCTCTGCGGCCGATGTGCAGCTTGCGCGCAATGGCGGACCGCAGCCGCCGCTGGCCCAGTTGCAGCCCTACATCGCACCGTCGCTCGGCGTGCTCGCACTGGTCGTTGCGCTGGTGCTGTGGTGGTTCTTCAACCGACGCAAGCAGGGCTACCGCCGATACTTTTGA
- a CDS encoding GMC family oxidoreductase — protein MKAPVIHNNGDAQADVVIVGTGVVGALMADQLAGAGHAVLMLDAGPRIQRAQAVENWRNMPFANRAGADYQGLYPQSPMAPAPLYWPPNNYVGLTGPDGKGFQQGYLKVVGGTTWHWAASCWRHLPVDFKMQTTYGVGRDWPIGYEEIEPYYCRAEEEMGVAGPNDAAQQSPSERSKPYPMDMVPWGHADQRIADVVNPHGYRSVPIPQGRSTRPWRSRPTCCGNNNCQPICPIGAMYNGIHHVQSAEAKGAKVIAEAVVYRIDTDANNRVTAVHWYDKDHVSHKAEGKHFVLACNALETPRLLLIAANDKNPKGIANSSDQVGRNMMDHSGFHCNFLANEPMWIGRGPAQSSCMVGPRDGAFRHEYSATKIIINNISRVTAATQQALQMGLAGKALDAEIRRRSSHGVDLSISLEPLPDPNNRVTLSTTRKDPHGLPCPDVYYDVGDYVRKGYEASKKQLTHIGTLFGATEFNITTSLNANNHIMGGTIMGTSAKDSVVNGDCRAWDHDNLWLPGGGPMASASVVNSTLTMAALGIKSADSIQKALGKG, from the coding sequence ATGAAAGCTCCAGTCATTCACAACAATGGCGATGCGCAGGCCGATGTCGTCATCGTCGGCACCGGCGTCGTGGGCGCGCTCATGGCCGATCAACTCGCGGGCGCGGGCCATGCAGTGTTGATGCTCGATGCCGGCCCGCGCATCCAGCGCGCACAGGCGGTGGAGAACTGGCGCAACATGCCGTTCGCCAACCGCGCGGGGGCGGACTACCAGGGCCTATATCCACAATCGCCCATGGCGCCCGCGCCGCTGTACTGGCCGCCCAACAACTATGTCGGTCTGACCGGCCCCGACGGCAAGGGCTTTCAGCAAGGCTATCTGAAAGTGGTGGGCGGCACGACTTGGCACTGGGCCGCATCCTGCTGGCGGCATCTGCCGGTGGACTTCAAGATGCAAACCACCTACGGCGTGGGCCGCGACTGGCCGATCGGCTACGAAGAGATCGAGCCCTACTACTGCCGCGCCGAAGAAGAGATGGGCGTGGCGGGCCCCAACGACGCGGCGCAGCAGTCACCCAGCGAGCGCAGCAAGCCCTACCCCATGGACATGGTGCCCTGGGGCCATGCGGACCAACGCATCGCCGATGTGGTGAACCCGCACGGCTACCGCAGCGTGCCGATTCCGCAGGGCCGCAGCACGCGCCCCTGGCGCAGCCGCCCCACCTGCTGCGGCAACAACAACTGCCAGCCGATCTGCCCGATCGGCGCGATGTACAACGGCATCCACCACGTGCAATCCGCCGAAGCCAAAGGTGCCAAGGTGATCGCCGAAGCCGTGGTCTACCGCATCGACACCGACGCCAACAACCGAGTGACCGCCGTGCACTGGTACGACAAGGACCATGTCTCGCACAAGGCCGAAGGCAAGCATTTCGTGCTGGCATGCAATGCGCTCGAAACGCCGCGCCTGCTGCTGATCGCGGCCAACGACAAGAACCCCAAGGGCATCGCCAACAGCTCGGATCAAGTGGGTCGCAACATGATGGACCACTCCGGTTTTCACTGCAATTTTCTGGCCAACGAGCCCATGTGGATTGGCCGCGGTCCCGCGCAAAGCAGTTGCATGGTGGGGCCGCGCGACGGTGCTTTCCGCCATGAATACTCGGCCACCAAGATCATCATCAACAACATCTCGCGCGTGACGGCTGCCACGCAACAGGCGCTGCAGATGGGCCTCGCGGGCAAGGCGCTCGACGCGGAAATCCGCCGCCGCTCGTCGCATGGTGTGGACCTGTCGATCAGCCTTGAACCGCTGCCCGATCCCAACAACCGCGTGACGCTGAGCACCACCCGCAAAGACCCGCACGGCCTGCCCTGCCCCGACGTGTACTACGACGTGGGCGACTATGTGCGCAAGGGCTACGAGGCTTCGAAAAAGCAGCTCACCCACATCGGCACGCTGTTCGGTGCGACGGAATTCAACATCACCACATCGCTGAACGCCAACAACCACATCATGGGCGGCACCATCATGGGCACGAGCGCCAAAGACTCGGTCGTCAACGGCGACTGCCGCGCGTGGGACCACGACAACCTGTGGCTGCCCGGCGGCGGCCCGATGGCGTCGGCCAGCGTGGTGAATTCCACTCTCACCATGGCGGCGCTCGGCATCAAGTCGGCCGACTCCATCCAGAAAGCCTTGGGCAAGGGGTGA
- a CDS encoding sugar dehydrogenase complex small subunit, with protein MPSSSHPEPSTSSAATLGHLGHSLQRRQVLLSVSGMAALLAARQWLPAAIAQTPGSQEVAAAPSAEVMAFLNFSRKLTAHNELSPVTARRILEAGNRLSAPFAPQVAELVKLTNDAADSPALMAAAELAGLKDHALAINTVWYTGTVVGPKASQVVAYREALMYSAVQDALPVPTYCLNGPLWWTQKPPAV; from the coding sequence ATGCCATCCAGTTCCCACCCAGAGCCGAGCACAAGCAGCGCAGCGACGCTCGGCCATCTCGGTCATTCATTGCAGCGCAGACAAGTGCTGCTCAGTGTCTCCGGCATGGCGGCGCTGCTGGCCGCGCGGCAATGGTTGCCAGCAGCCATCGCGCAGACACCTGGCAGCCAGGAAGTCGCCGCAGCACCCTCGGCCGAGGTGATGGCCTTCCTCAATTTCTCGCGCAAGCTCACCGCGCACAACGAGCTTTCGCCCGTCACCGCGCGGCGCATTCTGGAGGCCGGAAACCGTCTTTCGGCCCCGTTCGCGCCGCAAGTGGCAGAACTCGTCAAGCTCACCAACGATGCAGCGGATTCACCCGCGCTGATGGCCGCCGCCGAGCTGGCCGGACTCAAGGACCACGCGCTCGCGATCAACACCGTCTGGTACACGGGCACGGTCGTCGGGCCAAAGGCGTCGCAGGTCGTCGCGTACCGCGAAGCGCTCATGTACAGCGCCGTGCAGGACGCTCTGCCCGTGCCCACGTATTGCCTCAACGGCCCGTTGTGGTGGACGCAGAAGCCGCCTGCGGTCTAG
- the ftsY gene encoding signal recognition particle-docking protein FtsY, which yields MFSFFKKKSSDTPETPAPSASAPAPAPETTEKPAATSGTKSWLRNPFASKDTSQPADNLTPSSGNSDLLPTVQEPQAKPEAPTAAGDRKGWMDRLKAGLRKTGNSISTIFTGTKIDDALYEELEDALLMADTGVKATQHLLADLKQRVKDTKTTDPAAVKSLLADALTELLKPLEKPLVVGEHTPTVIMVAGVNGAGKTTSIGKLTKHLADHGQSVLLAAADTFRAAAREQLGVWATRNTVEIISQDGGDPAAVSFDAVSAGRARGKDVVLVDTAGRLPTQLHLMEELKKIKRVVTKADASAPHEVLLVIDGNTGQNALNQVRAFDDALQLTGLIVTKLDGTAKGGVLAAIAQEKPIPVYFIGVGEKVEDLETFNAREFAQALLA from the coding sequence CGAAACGCCCGCCCCGAGCGCTTCAGCACCCGCTCCTGCGCCCGAAACCACCGAAAAACCGGCGGCCACTTCGGGCACCAAGAGCTGGTTGCGCAATCCGTTTGCCAGCAAGGATACGTCCCAGCCTGCGGATAACCTGACACCATCATCGGGCAATTCGGACCTGCTGCCCACCGTCCAGGAACCCCAGGCCAAGCCCGAAGCGCCCACCGCAGCCGGTGACCGCAAAGGCTGGATGGACCGCCTCAAGGCCGGTCTGCGCAAGACCGGCAACAGCATTTCCACGATTTTCACCGGAACGAAGATCGACGACGCGCTCTACGAAGAGCTCGAAGACGCCCTGCTCATGGCCGACACCGGCGTGAAGGCCACGCAGCATCTGCTGGCCGACCTCAAGCAGCGCGTGAAGGACACCAAGACCACCGACCCCGCAGCCGTCAAATCGCTGCTGGCCGACGCACTGACCGAGCTGCTCAAGCCGCTCGAAAAGCCGCTGGTCGTGGGCGAGCACACGCCCACCGTCATCATGGTGGCGGGCGTCAATGGCGCGGGCAAGACCACGTCGATCGGCAAGCTCACCAAGCATCTGGCCGACCACGGCCAAAGCGTGCTGCTGGCCGCAGCCGACACCTTCCGCGCCGCCGCGCGCGAGCAGTTGGGCGTCTGGGCCACACGCAACACAGTCGAGATCATCAGCCAGGACGGCGGCGATCCCGCTGCCGTGAGCTTTGACGCGGTGAGCGCAGGCCGCGCGCGCGGCAAGGATGTAGTGCTCGTCGACACCGCCGGTCGCCTGCCCACGCAGCTGCATCTGATGGAAGAGCTCAAGAAGATCAAGCGCGTGGTCACCAAGGCCGACGCGAGCGCGCCGCACGAGGTGCTGCTGGTCATCGACGGCAACACCGGCCAGAACGCGCTCAACCAGGTCCGGGCGTTCGACGATGCCCTGCAGCTCACCGGCCTGATCGTCACCAAGCTCGACGGCACGGCCAAGGGCGGCGTGCTGGCCGCCATCGCGCAGGAAAAGCCGATTCCGGTGTACTTCATCGGCGTGGGCGAAAAGGTCGAAGACCTCGAAACCTTCAACGCACGCGAGTTTGCGCAGGCGCTGCTGGCCTGA